Proteins encoded within one genomic window of Perognathus longimembris pacificus isolate PPM17 chromosome 28, ASM2315922v1, whole genome shotgun sequence:
- the LOC125343170 gene encoding melanoma-associated antigen 10-like, translating to MMPHTPPEPEDVLQAQMEATGPEEEQTPQEEEEEEEEEEASSFMTAPNLREALVRLIGAIVRRTTEELCNQNREALRVQNDEVLQLALQNEALALVPFLLENYNSCQPVSDVDLLSRITGEYRRYFTMILEKASWCTQLLFGIELREADPFFHTRMLVIAAGITYDGILSHVQGMPKTGLLIIILGIIFTEGGRATEEAIWQVLEKMDIYPDVEHFIYGIPRKLLREDFVIEKYLECHQVVHSDTTGYEFRWGPRAYAETTPMQVFEHWAKNSGIDPSRIASLYQEALQEEQAANAEAMASSIEE from the coding sequence ATGATGCCACATACCCCCCCTGAGCCTGAGGATGTCCTTCAGGCCCAAATGGAGGCCACAGGCCCCGAGGAGGAGCAAAccccccaggaggaggaggaggaggaggaggaggaggaggcttccTCTTTCATGACAGCCCCCAACCTAAGGGAAGCACTAGTGAGGCTCATTGGTGCCATAGTTAGGAGGACAACTGAGGAACTGTGCAATCAGAACAGGGAGGCGTTGCGCGTCCAGAATGACGAGGTGTTGCAGCTGGCCCTGCAGAACGAGGCACTGGCATTGGTGCCTTTCCTGTTAGAGAATTATAATTCATGCCAGCCTGTAAGTGATGTAGATTTGCTGAGTCGCATCACCGGAGAGTACCGGAGATACTTCACCATGATCTTAGAGAAAGCTTCTTGGTGCACTCAACTTCTTTTTGGTATTGAGTTAAGGGAGGCCGACCCCTTCTTCCATACTCGTATGCTTGTTATAGCAGCAGGGATCACTTACGATGGCATTCTGAGCCACGTGCAGGGCATGCCCAAGACAGGGCTACTGATAATCATTCTGGGCATTATATTTACGGAGGGTGGCCGTGCCACGGAAGAAGCTATCTGGCAGGTGCTGGAGAAAATGGATATATATCCTGATGTGGAGCACTTCATTTATGGGATACCAAGGAAACTGCTTAGGGAAGACTTTGTGATCGAGAAGTACCTAGAGTGTCATCAGGTGGTCCACAGTGACACCACTGGCTACGAGTTCCGGTGGGGCCCACGGGCGTATGCTGAGACGACGCCAATGCAAGTATTCGAGCACTGGGCCAAGAACAGTGGAATCGACCCAAGTCGCATAGCCTCACTGTATCAAGAAGCATTACAGGAAGAACAGGCAGCAAATGCCGAGGCTATGGCTTCTTCAATAGAGGAGTGA